In one Alistipes sp. ZOR0009 genomic region, the following are encoded:
- a CDS encoding amidophosphoribosyltransferase: MSDQIKHECGIALIRLRKPMEYYKEKYGSWTYGIQKLYLLMEKQHNRGQDGAGVASVKIDLEPGKRYFDRYRSNNAAPIKDVFDNIRKGIAMADSSLVLDPAWAKENVPFAGELYLGHLRYGTFGNHSIDFVHPVMRANNWRTRSLVLAGNFNLTNVDELFKHLVDLGQHPKDFTDTVTILEMMGFFLDEENQMLFRKYKNEGFNNKEITKLIEDNLDIRKVLEIATKDFDGGYALAGLIGHGDAFVARDPWGIRPANYYIDDEIVVVASERAVIQTVMNVPASEVHQVKPGTALIIRKNGDVALEQIRVPQTRKSCSFERIYFSRGTDKNIYIERKALGKGVANQVLKTVDYDLKNTVFSFIPNTAETAFYGLVEGVERYMAEQKKQQIIEANGNITQERLIEIISERPRIEKIAVKDVKMRTFITQDQDRDDMVAHVYDITYGTVVPNVDNLVIIDDSIVRGTTLRQSILRMLDRLSPKKIVIVSSAPQIRYPDCYGIDMTKMGDFIAFTAAIELLKEKGMESIIEDVYQRCKAQQYLPKEEIINHVKDIYRPFTDEQVSAKIAEMLRPKAMKSDLEIVYQTVEGLHEACPNDLGDWYFTGNYPTDGGNRVVNTAFINYIEGKNQRAY; the protein is encoded by the coding sequence ATGAGCGACCAAATTAAGCACGAGTGTGGCATAGCCCTGATTAGACTTCGCAAACCGATGGAGTACTACAAGGAAAAATATGGCTCGTGGACTTATGGAATCCAGAAGCTTTACCTCCTAATGGAAAAGCAGCACAACAGAGGACAAGACGGTGCTGGTGTTGCTAGCGTTAAAATAGACCTCGAACCAGGTAAACGCTACTTCGACCGCTACCGTTCTAACAACGCCGCTCCTATTAAGGATGTTTTCGACAACATTCGTAAAGGAATTGCTATGGCAGACTCCTCGCTGGTGCTAGACCCTGCTTGGGCCAAGGAAAATGTCCCTTTTGCTGGAGAACTTTACCTAGGGCACCTTCGTTATGGTACATTTGGTAACCACTCCATCGATTTTGTTCACCCGGTGATGCGCGCCAACAACTGGCGTACTCGCAGCTTGGTGCTTGCAGGTAACTTCAACCTAACCAACGTCGACGAGCTCTTTAAGCACCTTGTTGATCTGGGACAGCATCCAAAAGATTTTACCGACACCGTTACCATTCTTGAGATGATGGGCTTCTTCCTCGACGAGGAGAACCAGATGCTCTTCCGTAAGTACAAGAATGAGGGCTTCAACAATAAGGAGATCACCAAGCTGATTGAGGACAACCTCGATATTAGAAAGGTGCTTGAGATAGCCACCAAAGATTTTGATGGCGGTTACGCGCTTGCTGGCCTTATTGGGCATGGCGATGCGTTTGTTGCTCGCGACCCTTGGGGAATTCGTCCTGCCAACTACTACATCGATGATGAGATTGTGGTGGTTGCCTCCGAACGTGCCGTAATTCAAACTGTGATGAACGTTCCTGCCAGCGAGGTGCATCAGGTTAAGCCCGGAACGGCACTTATTATCCGTAAGAATGGCGATGTAGCCCTCGAGCAGATTCGCGTACCCCAAACCCGCAAGTCATGCTCCTTCGAGCGCATCTACTTCTCTCGTGGAACCGATAAAAACATCTATATAGAGCGTAAGGCCCTTGGAAAAGGGGTTGCCAACCAAGTTTTAAAGACGGTTGATTACGACTTGAAGAATACCGTGTTCTCCTTCATCCCAAATACTGCCGAAACTGCCTTTTACGGTCTTGTTGAGGGCGTTGAACGCTACATGGCCGAGCAAAAAAAGCAGCAGATCATTGAGGCAAACGGCAATATTACCCAAGAAAGGCTTATTGAGATTATCTCCGAGCGCCCAAGAATTGAGAAGATTGCCGTTAAGGACGTAAAAATGCGCACCTTCATCACGCAGGATCAGGACCGCGACGATATGGTTGCCCACGTTTACGATATTACCTACGGAACCGTTGTTCCTAACGTAGACAACCTGGTTATCATCGACGATTCTATTGTTCGTGGTACAACCCTACGCCAAAGTATTCTTAGAATGCTTGACAGGCTTAGCCCTAAAAAGATTGTTATCGTTAGCTCGGCTCCGCAAATTCGCTATCCCGACTGCTATGGTATAGATATGACCAAGATGGGTGACTTTATTGCCTTTACTGCTGCCATCGAGCTGCTAAAAGAGAAGGGAATGGAGAGCATTATCGAGGATGTATACCAGCGCTGTAAGGCTCAGCAGTACCTTCCTAAGGAGGAGATCATCAACCATGTTAAGGATATCTACCGTCCTTTTACCGACGAGCAGGTATCTGCTAAGATTGCGGAGATGCTTCGTCCTAAAGCCATGAAATCTGACTTGGAAATTGTTTACCAAACCGTTGAGGGGCTTCACGAAGCTTGTCCGAACGACCTTGGTGACTGGTACTTTACCGGAAACTATCCAACCGATGGTGGAAATCGCGTGGTAAACACCGCTTTCATCAACTACATCGAGGGAAAGAACCAGCGCGCTTACTAA
- a CDS encoding SPOR domain-containing protein, with amino-acid sequence MKKLLIATVLLIGGLKAGFAQNYNPTDTTQHVVSYNIYDELAKQGDKGAEVTLNEPSFLKMAMQLQISRNDGAFSMDGYRIRLYSDNKQNSRQASEAMVNDLALKYPNEKAYRTYSSPYFRVSIGNFRTLSEARAFLEIIKLEYPKAYPVKEKISFPPL; translated from the coding sequence ATGAAGAAATTGTTGATTGCCACCGTACTTCTGATTGGAGGATTAAAGGCTGGATTTGCCCAAAACTACAATCCTACAGATACGACACAGCACGTTGTTAGCTATAACATCTACGACGAGCTGGCAAAACAGGGCGACAAAGGGGCTGAAGTGACCCTTAATGAACCCTCTTTCCTAAAAATGGCCATGCAGCTGCAGATATCTAGAAATGACGGCGCATTTAGCATGGATGGTTACCGTATAAGGCTCTATTCCGACAACAAACAAAACTCCCGACAGGCATCCGAAGCTATGGTTAACGATCTTGCCCTGAAGTATCCCAACGAAAAGGCATATCGAACCTACTCATCGCCCTACTTCCGTGTTTCTATTGGCAACTTTAGAACCTTAAGTGAGGCCCGAGCCTTCCTCGAGATCATTAAGTTGGAGTACCCTAAGGCTTATCCTGTAAAGGAAAAGATCAGCTTCCCACCCTTATAG
- a CDS encoding LEA type 2 family protein codes for MRLAKLVIAMLIALTVASCSSYKDITIEKVSNVNVKEINGSSIIVDLNLQVNNPTGSRVKLNEVNLDIIKKDAKFAHISSVGKVVVPARSVSERTLTLEVRITNILSSGMMLLGKKLNPDDFTANGYIKVSSFPFSKKIKVENQKVGSLVKGLETLMPGAKR; via the coding sequence ATGCGACTAGCGAAACTCGTAATTGCTATGCTGATAGCCTTAACGGTTGCTTCATGTAGCAGCTATAAGGATATCACTATCGAAAAGGTGTCTAATGTAAACGTTAAGGAGATTAACGGATCCTCCATAATTGTTGATTTGAACCTGCAAGTCAACAATCCTACCGGTAGCCGGGTAAAACTCAACGAAGTTAACCTCGATATCATCAAAAAAGATGCAAAATTTGCCCACATATCGTCGGTAGGGAAGGTTGTGGTGCCAGCACGCTCTGTTTCGGAGCGGACGCTAACCTTGGAGGTGCGCATTACCAACATTCTATCGTCGGGCATGATGCTGCTTGGCAAAAAGTTGAATCCTGACGACTTTACCGCCAACGGATATATAAAGGTAAGCTCATTTCCCTTTTCGAAAAAGATAAAGGTGGAAAACCAAAAGGTAGGTAGCCTAGTGAAAGGGCTAGAAACCTTGATGCCGGGAGCTAAGCGGTAA
- a CDS encoding LacI family DNA-binding transcriptional regulator, with amino-acid sequence MKRMDITIDDIASELGISVSTVSRALNNHPRISDATKQKVLKMAKELGYKPGLSDYGKRLVSTGQIVALVCPHLNSRMYRTALDKLQKVLLPKGIIVSSFFTGNDTIVEKQIVERIIEVKPALVVLSTSVDTTDYSHFGQLIDAGIPLVCFNRVNFDYPVPKIIADNFQGAFSAASKFINSGANRIGVIVGSRRCPIYEEIVKGIKQAVYKAGMAWRSEYVVNCDLEDNSVDHAIEYLFSLPEPPNAMIVAKPHNVLLLIQSLKAKNINVPNDIPVIAFGSFEYNKFITPSISTIEVDANRMADELAAKVEEMLSEDNEHITSNTIIVPTDLFVRGTSFR; translated from the coding sequence ATGAAACGGATGGATATAACCATAGATGACATCGCAAGCGAGCTGGGTATTTCGGTATCAACAGTATCGCGCGCGCTAAACAACCATCCTCGTATAAGCGATGCTACTAAGCAGAAGGTTTTAAAGATGGCCAAAGAGTTGGGCTACAAACCAGGTTTGTCGGATTACGGCAAGCGGTTGGTTTCCACAGGGCAAATTGTTGCGCTGGTATGCCCCCACTTGAATAGCCGAATGTACCGAACCGCTCTAGATAAGCTTCAAAAGGTTCTACTTCCGAAAGGGATTATCGTTTCATCATTCTTTACAGGGAATGATACGATAGTGGAGAAGCAAATTGTAGAGCGAATTATCGAAGTAAAACCTGCGCTTGTAGTGCTTTCAACCTCTGTAGACACCACCGACTATAGCCACTTTGGGCAGCTCATTGATGCGGGTATTCCGCTAGTTTGCTTTAACCGTGTAAACTTCGACTATCCCGTGCCCAAGATCATTGCAGATAATTTCCAAGGGGCTTTTTCTGCCGCTAGCAAGTTTATTAATAGCGGCGCTAATCGGATTGGGGTTATAGTAGGTAGCCGTCGCTGCCCCATTTACGAGGAGATTGTAAAAGGTATCAAGCAGGCCGTATACAAGGCTGGAATGGCTTGGAGATCGGAGTATGTCGTTAACTGCGATTTGGAAGACAACTCGGTAGACCATGCCATTGAGTACCTATTCTCACTACCTGAGCCTCCCAACGCAATGATCGTAGCCAAACCGCACAATGTGCTGCTGCTAATACAGTCGTTGAAGGCCAAAAACATCAACGTACCTAACGACATTCCGGTGATAGCCTTTGGTTCGTTCGAATACAACAAATTTATAACCCCCTCTATTTCGACCATAGAGGTAGATGCCAACCGAATGGCCGACGAGCTAGCGGCCAAGGTTGAGGAGATGCTCTCGGAAGATAATGAGCACATCACCTCCAATACGATTATTGTTCCAACCGATCTTTTTGTGCGAGGAACAAGCTTTAGGTAA
- a CDS encoding ROK family protein — MIFTGDTEEVIVGVNMSGRNIQVGRIKGEAIEQKTSRKINNREVEDVILRELISTIEEVMTPEVTSIGIGVPSVVDVKEGIVYKVINIPSWRKVHLKAILEQQFGVTVYVNNNANCFAIGEKYFGHGLSYDNLVGLTIGTGVGAGIIFNGHLYSGRNCVAGEFGLIPYKEKDYEFYCSEGYFEEKYGIKAETFLDRAEDGDKIALAIFEQFGYDVGNLIKTIMYSVDPDIIVIGGALSKAFSYFEKTMLEQIRSFYYREPAERLKIVQTETPDIAIFGAAALCLDAKNKILFK, encoded by the coding sequence ATGATATTTACAGGAGATACCGAAGAGGTTATTGTTGGCGTTAACATGAGCGGGCGCAACATCCAGGTAGGCCGTATAAAAGGCGAAGCTATCGAACAGAAGACTTCGCGCAAGATAAATAACCGTGAGGTTGAAGATGTAATTCTTCGCGAGCTAATCTCCACCATTGAGGAGGTAATGACCCCTGAAGTTACCAGCATTGGCATTGGAGTTCCAAGCGTTGTAGATGTAAAGGAAGGAATTGTCTACAAGGTAATCAACATCCCTTCGTGGCGGAAGGTACACCTTAAAGCCATCCTCGAGCAGCAATTCGGGGTTACCGTTTACGTAAACAACAACGCCAACTGCTTTGCTATTGGCGAAAAATACTTCGGCCACGGGCTTTCGTATGACAATCTTGTTGGCCTAACAATAGGAACGGGCGTAGGTGCTGGCATTATCTTTAACGGGCACCTCTACTCTGGAAGAAACTGTGTGGCCGGAGAGTTTGGACTTATTCCATACAAAGAAAAAGACTACGAATTCTACTGCTCCGAAGGGTATTTCGAGGAAAAATATGGCATTAAGGCCGAAACTTTCTTGGATAGAGCCGAAGATGGAGATAAAATTGCGCTGGCCATATTCGAGCAATTCGGATACGATGTGGGAAACCTCATCAAAACCATCATGTACTCGGTAGACCCAGACATCATTGTCATTGGAGGTGCACTATCTAAGGCATTTTCTTACTTCGAGAAGACAATGCTAGAGCAAATTCGCTCATTCTACTACCGCGAGCCAGCCGAGCGGTTAAAAATTGTACAGACAGAAACGCCTGATATTGCAATTTTTGGAGCGGCAGCACTTTGCCTTGACGCCAAAAACAAGATACTTTTTAAATAG
- a CDS encoding RNA polymerase sigma factor, with product MLRVNSPTIRDRLLRVAQRLLGSKEEAEDVAQEVLLKLCQRNDIQSLQNVEAYAVTMAKNLCFDIKRKLGRTRMVELDKASHKLDNHTPETCLESSESYSLIRQTMEQLNDSYKLVIHLRDIEELEYSEISSIMQMTENQVRVTLSRARKKLRDSLLNEQNKEYETSRRAAR from the coding sequence ATGCTAAGGGTAAACAGTCCAACCATACGGGATAGGTTATTAAGGGTGGCGCAACGCCTACTCGGTAGTAAAGAGGAGGCCGAAGATGTTGCTCAGGAAGTGCTACTAAAGCTTTGCCAACGAAACGACATACAATCGTTGCAAAACGTGGAGGCATACGCCGTAACTATGGCAAAAAATCTATGCTTCGATATAAAAAGAAAGCTAGGGCGAACTAGGATGGTGGAATTAGACAAGGCCTCCCATAAGTTGGACAACCACACCCCCGAAACATGCCTTGAAAGTAGCGAAAGCTACAGCCTAATAAGGCAAACAATGGAGCAACTTAACGACAGCTACAAGCTGGTTATCCATTTGAGGGATATTGAAGAGCTGGAGTATTCGGAAATATCATCCATCATGCAAATGACGGAAAATCAGGTAAGGGTAACACTCTCGCGAGCTAGAAAAAAACTGAGAGACTCCCTGCTTAACGAACAAAACAAGGAATATGAAACAAGTAGAAGAGCTGCTAGATAA
- a CDS encoding DUF4252 domain-containing protein encodes MKKFRRMAILAIAGVVAFASSANAQCKVEDVIEKYKSDNRCNSVNMSKAMLNILMKQRGFNDHDSDLKNLNVVKILSVKIPKSKISTFIMGPNDSFYFDTDNMTLETKTGRDKEAQEKLRKEKKLQKEAEQKRIQEEYKDLGETILKEANACIDAAKYTEMMSVNDNGKKVKYYAMQEGEKIKEFIVITQSNKENSLILIKGSDIQISSLGQLSGLIPSADIDIDLY; translated from the coding sequence ATGAAGAAGTTTAGAAGGATGGCCATACTTGCCATCGCAGGTGTAGTAGCTTTTGCAAGCAGCGCAAACGCCCAGTGTAAGGTCGAAGATGTTATTGAAAAGTATAAATCCGACAATCGATGCAACAGCGTCAACATGAGCAAGGCAATGCTCAATATTTTGATGAAACAGCGTGGATTTAACGATCATGATAGTGATTTGAAGAATTTGAACGTTGTAAAAATTTTATCGGTAAAAATACCTAAAAGCAAAATTTCGACATTTATTATGGGGCCTAATGACAGCTTTTACTTTGATACCGACAACATGACCTTAGAAACAAAAACAGGCAGAGACAAGGAGGCGCAAGAAAAGCTTAGAAAGGAGAAAAAATTACAAAAAGAGGCTGAACAAAAAAGAATACAGGAGGAGTATAAAGATCTTGGAGAAACCATCCTTAAGGAAGCGAACGCTTGTATTGATGCGGCTAAGTATACCGAGATGATGAGCGTTAACGACAACGGTAAAAAAGTGAAGTACTACGCCATGCAGGAGGGCGAAAAAATTAAAGAGTTTATCGTTATAACTCAAAGCAACAAGGAGAATAGCCTAATTCTAATTAAAGGCAGCGACATTCAAATATCGTCATTAGGCCAACTAAGCGGACTAATTCCTAGCGCTGATATAGACATCGACTTGTACTAA
- the miaB gene encoding tRNA (N6-isopentenyl adenosine(37)-C2)-methylthiotransferase MiaB: MSTSLDNRGAVDFKSIRPLINDTLPKLYIETYGCQMNVNDSEVVVSIMQNNGYSLTQDMTKADLILINTCSIRDNAEQRVWGRLDVFKQQKKKRSVLVGVIGCMAERLKNKLLEEDKVVDIVVGPDAYRDLPNLVHGAEGGQKGINVLLSREETYADLSPVRLDQNGVTAFVSIMRGCNKMCTYCVVPYTRGGERSRDPHTILREVQELADNGYKEVTLLGQNVDSYLWINPENQDEEVNFAALLDMAAKQNPTMRFRFSTSHPKDMTDEVLKVMAAHENICKYIHLPAQSGNTRMLKQMNRGYTREWYLDRIAAIRRYMPDCAISTDIIAGFCTESEEEHQDTLSLMEEVGYEFAYMFKYSERPNTKAQRTLADDVSDDVKTRRLNEIIELQNRLSLKSNQKDIGQVFEVLVEGTSKRSKEELFGRNSQNKVVVFPRKDYKIGDFVKVKINQASSATLKGESVE, translated from the coding sequence ATGAGTACTAGTTTGGACAATAGAGGCGCAGTGGACTTTAAATCCATCAGGCCTTTAATTAACGACACGCTGCCCAAGTTGTACATCGAGACTTATGGCTGCCAGATGAACGTAAACGACTCTGAAGTTGTGGTGTCCATCATGCAGAATAACGGCTACTCGTTGACACAGGATATGACGAAGGCGGACCTTATTCTCATCAACACCTGCTCTATTCGCGATAACGCAGAACAGCGTGTATGGGGACGTCTGGATGTATTTAAGCAGCAGAAGAAAAAGCGCTCGGTGTTAGTGGGCGTTATTGGTTGTATGGCCGAACGGCTAAAAAACAAGCTCCTAGAGGAGGATAAGGTGGTGGATATTGTGGTTGGACCAGATGCCTACCGCGACCTTCCTAACCTAGTGCATGGAGCCGAAGGTGGGCAAAAAGGGATAAACGTTCTGCTATCGCGCGAGGAAACTTACGCCGATCTTAGTCCTGTTCGTCTCGATCAAAATGGGGTTACAGCGTTTGTATCCATCATGAGAGGATGCAACAAGATGTGTACCTACTGTGTTGTTCCTTACACCCGTGGTGGAGAACGTAGCCGCGATCCGCATACCATTCTTCGCGAGGTTCAGGAACTGGCTGATAATGGCTATAAGGAGGTTACCTTACTTGGTCAGAATGTAGACTCCTATCTTTGGATTAATCCCGAAAACCAAGATGAAGAGGTAAATTTTGCCGCGCTGCTGGATATGGCTGCAAAGCAAAATCCAACCATGCGCTTCCGTTTCTCAACGTCGCATCCTAAAGATATGACCGATGAGGTGCTAAAGGTTATGGCTGCTCACGAAAATATCTGCAAGTACATACACCTTCCTGCGCAATCGGGGAATACCCGTATGCTAAAACAGATGAATAGGGGCTATACTCGCGAGTGGTACCTCGATCGTATTGCAGCTATCCGTAGATATATGCCAGATTGTGCTATATCCACCGATATTATTGCAGGATTTTGTACTGAGAGCGAGGAGGAGCATCAGGATACCTTGTCTTTAATGGAGGAGGTTGGTTACGAGTTTGCCTACATGTTTAAGTACAGCGAGCGTCCAAATACTAAAGCGCAGCGCACCTTAGCAGATGATGTCTCAGACGATGTAAAAACTCGTCGTTTGAATGAAATCATCGAACTCCAAAATAGGTTGTCGCTTAAAAGCAACCAAAAAGATATAGGACAGGTGTTCGAAGTTCTTGTAGAGGGAACCTCAAAGCGTTCTAAGGAAGAACTTTTTGGTCGTAATTCGCAAAATAAGGTGGTGGTATTTCCACGAAAAGATTATAAGATTGGCGATTTTGTCAAGGTAAAGATTAACCAGGCATCATCGGCAACATTAAAAGGCGAATCTGTAGAGTAA